Within the Naumovozyma castellii chromosome 1, complete genome genome, the region TAAAAGAAATCCATATGACCTGGCGTATCAATCAGGTTGATGACATGTTTATTCCAGGGCAAAGATACGGTGGCATTTTGAATAGTGATCCCTCTAGCACGTTCCTGGGGCAAGAAATCAGTTATCGTATCACCTGTATGAACATCTCCGAATCTTGAGATCTTCCCTGCATAATACAGCAATCTCTCGGTAGTGGTCGTTTTCCCAGCATCGATATGAGCAATGATCCCTATGTTCCTCAGTCTAGCTAACGGGAAGGgtatcttcatcagatctatatatatatatgctTGTTCCTTGTCGTGTTCTCAGTGAAGAATGTGTCGAATAATAAGTGATTGCTATACCGGTTTTTGCCTTGTTTCCTGTCTCGCCCTTTAGTGCAATGACGCCATTGTGCTCTTGGAGAGGCTCCACACAACTGGCTGGAGTAGATAGGCATGGGTACTAACATGGTCCACTTCTACccttttttcttgtttccCATTGTTACATTTTTCTAACTCTTCCAAGAATAGATCTCCTCTATTTGGCACCGATCATCGATGGATTACAACATTCCAGACGGATAATTAAGCTACATCATTACAGAGCAATTAATACATACGCAATGAGCAATACCAACACAACAAGCCCGCTAACTAAGAAGAAAGGGAAGGGGACCAAGAAAGGTTCAACTCCGCCGGCTAGAAAGTCAATACCCATCGCCTGCGAGTTCTGTCATATAAAGCATCTACAATGTGACGTTGGTCGTCCCTGCAAGAATTGTATAAAGAGGAATATTGGTAATACGTGTAAGGACACCGtaaggaaaaagaagaaaagagaaaCAGAGGCTATGTTTGTTCGTATGGGGAGGAGATCTAATAGTAATAGTATTCAAGTTCAAGATTTACCTCATGCAATGATGCCGCCAAGACCTACCAGAATACGACAGTTGACACCGCCTATTTACGGTGAGAATGTCCTTAAAGGTTTAAAGCATGAATATCATGAAAATGCGGTATCATTTTCTGAACCTCCTCATCCTATGCATATGCCTAATGTACTTCCTCCTAGTGGAATTTCATTGCAGAATGGAATGTCTGCAATGGGCCCCCCACCTCCAGAAAACGCATTTAGCAGTTGGTGGTCCCAGGTTGAAGATTCAAAACTTAAGGAAATTCTGGAGGCTCCTACTCCATTTGGACCAATTCCAACAGATTTTGATGTTCCACCTCCCGTCCCCCCAATGGGGACTGTTCCTGCTGCTACCGAAATATTTGTGACACCTAGTATTAATGACCCTAGTCCTTCATCAAAGTATGAAGACATGCCTCCTCCACAATATGCTCCCCATTCAAGGCCATATATGACGTTGGATAGCCATGAACAGATGACCCATTTAtctttgaataatcttTCCCATACAAGGAACATTCCCCCTGACGTCAGCATTGATTTTTCACACATGTCACCCTTTGATATTAGAAAAATCATTAGAACCCCCAAGGATCTTTATAGGATTCAAAATTCCATTAAGGCATTCAACTACATGCTGTCATATTATGGTATGATTAGatgtttgaagaaattattcgCCATCAAACAAGAATCCGCCCAAGGAGATAAGGATGTCTTAAAATCAATTGTAAAAGAAATATCAGAAGAATTTGCACCAGTTATTTTAGCATTGGAGACAGGTATGATTCCAGatgatttccaatttcaagaattaaCTTTGCAAAGAATGTTATTGGATTTAGAAGATATGGCCACTTTTTCCAATTGCACCCCATTGGTCATCTGGAGAAGGACCGGTGAGATTTGTTTTGCGAATAACGAGTTCTTGTCTTTGACTGGTTACACTGATGTCGAACTGACTTCAAGACAGAGattcatttttgaattttggGATAGGCAAAGCGTATTTAActatttcaagaaatttcattcaatgcTGGCCTTTGGGCCCATTGAGAAGGAGGGACAAACAGAAACATACCCTGGTCGGAGATGGTCCTTCAATAATAGTGTAGATCGAAGTAAGATCTTACTAAAAAATGGGTTCCACTTAAATTGCGCCACTTGTTGGACAATAAGGAGAGACACTTTCAATATTCCCTTACTAGTTGTGGGCTACTTTTTGCCTATCTTCTAGATGTAttctataataatatataagTAATAAGTAATTAATGTTAATATTCCGTTTGTAACCTAACGTTTTCCACCTAAGAAAAAACCCTATAAAACACATTTATATGGCGTGCCACTTTCCGGGTAGcaatgaaaattttgtcGCTCTACCATTTTCGAAAAACATATAAAAGAGAACCATCTTGTCATTTTTCAACTCAGTCTGTTTGTACTTTCGGTTTTCCATTTTAGTTTTTGCTTTTAAAAAACCAATCATCAGTGGCGGTTAATACTATCTCaagataatattaattacTATAACATAGAAACCTAGCGGTTCGATCATTTGTATCCTCATGACAGAGGTTGGGAGTTCTTAGAGAAGTTTTTGATTCCATCATGgctttttcttcctttcaATCTTTTGTTAGTTAATACTGGGATTATGAATAATTGAAACCATTTCAATAACCCATAGCTGAATGAATTTTGACTATCTCCAAACAAGATCGGGCACAATTTTCATTTCGTTTCCGGTTTCTTAGATTATCATCTATTATGATGGGGGCATTCTTTTTGGGACGTCTAAGGACGATTTCAGGGAATGAAGAGCACGTTTACAGAGGATTGTATAATGCGATCTGAGAGTTTGAATTCTACTGTGACTCCCTATTATGATAGGACATTTTATTTCtaaatatctttatttacgcatcttgttcatttgggaattatcaattttcGAAGAgaaatcttccaaaaaCAAGCTTGATAGTGTATCGTATTGTGAAAATTAATTACAGGATGTTTATTTAGTAGACATAATTACTAAAGGCCAGAAAGTTCTCCCCACTTTCAATGCTGTTGTTCCTTACTTCATCATATCATGCTTTCGGCTGTTGCTGTTCTGATGCCTGACCAGCCGGCGGAggaggtggtggtggtggatttGCTTCCTTTTCTCGTTGTGCCAGTTCCCATTTTAACCTTTCAGAAGCTCTATAGATCTTACTCTGTAGGTAAAAACTTCCACCTTTCtctttatcattaatatcAAAAAGATATTGGAATCTTTCATTAACCTTTTCGGGACTTAGATTCTTACCGTCTTCAACATTTAGGATTTTACAACTTTCATCCAGTGTTATACCACCATACTCTGATTTCCCTGAACGTCCTCTTGCCGTAGTGGTGGCACCTTGCTTAACAGATTGTGCAGCTGCTTGTCTATACGCTTCAGCGAAAGCCTTACCAAAAACTTGGGCACCCGTTATTATCACCTGAACAAACGCTCTGTGAGCCATTTCTTATATAGTTGTGTTTTGAGGAGGTTTCACTGACTGATCATATAAATATCCGATGACTATTTAGTTAACGATAAATGGAGCTTTTTACATTTTGCTTTTCGCCGAATAAACCATTTTCCAGAAAGAAACTAACAATTTCGTATATAACGATCTCTCATTGAGAAAGCAAAATTGTAATGGTATAACTATTTATGTAACCATGCCACTGTTTAAGAATGTTGATATTTATTAATCGGTCCGTTTATTTATAAGAATACTACATATCTATCAAAACAAAGCAAAATTATGGCGATTGTTTCTCCGTGATGGgttttttcttatttctattcaagatttcattcaatttagATCTGTTATTACtctttgatttgaaatccttttgtaattttttggaaaattctCTAACTTTTAATAAATGGCAATCCttattatcatcaccaCATGCGCATTTGTAATTCTCCAAGACAGTTTCCACGGAATATATCAACCAATATTTATCCATATCAGTTAATGACTCAAAACCTGCACTCCCCATAATAATTTGCCAAATTGGATGTCTTAAATCCCATTGCCAATTAATGTGTAGTTCTTCACCCGCCTGTATGGTCCTCTTGGCTCTAATCATGAATTTCACTGTGCTATCACCCCAATGTTTATCTTGATCTTGACCCAGTTTCACAGTGACTAGTTCCACATTAGGGTTGCAAGATCTTCTTAACGATCTAAAGCGTCCACTTTTCTCCCTAGCATCTATGAGCAAGGGCCATTGAGAATGGAAAATGACATCCCGTTTCGTGGTCCCCCATAATCtatattgatttattggatccataatataatttttctgaAAATCCACTACACCCAAAAATTCGTCAATCAAATCACCTTTCAAGCAAACTTGTTTGACATGAACAGAATTTCCAGTAACATGAACCGCCACTTTGGGGGCCTCAGTGGACCCATTGTACGGAAGCACCcaatcatcatcactatGCTTATCTATGAATTGCGACACGTATTTATCCTTATATTCATAATCCGTCAACAgatgaaaatttggtaACGGCTCCTCCTCCAGATCCTTCTCCTGTGATTCCTCAATTTCACCACCGGCTCCAGCTTCCAGCTGTTTCCGT harbors:
- the GSM1 gene encoding Gsm1p (ancestral locus Anc_1.260) yields the protein MSNTNTTSPLTKKKGKGTKKGSTPPARKSIPIACEFCHIKHLQCDVGRPCKNCIKRNIGNTCKDTVRKKKKRETEAMFVRMGRRSNSNSIQVQDLPHAMMPPRPTRIRQLTPPIYGENVLKGLKHEYHENAVSFSEPPHPMHMPNVLPPSGISLQNGMSAMGPPPPENAFSSWWSQVEDSKLKEILEAPTPFGPIPTDFDVPPPVPPMGTVPAATEIFVTPSINDPSPSSKYEDMPPPQYAPHSRPYMTLDSHEQMTHLSLNNLSHTRNIPPDVSIDFSHMSPFDIRKIIRTPKDLYRIQNSIKAFNYMLSYYGMIRCLKKLFAIKQESAQGDKDVLKSIVKEISEEFAPVILALETGMIPDDFQFQELTLQRMLLDLEDMATFSNCTPLVIWRRTGEICFANNEFLSLTGYTDVELTSRQRFIFEFWDRQSVFNYFKKFHSMLAFGPIEKEGQTETYPGRRWSFNNSVDRSKILLKNGFHLNCATCWTIRRDTFNIPLLVVGYFLPIF
- the PAM16 gene encoding import motor complex subunit PAM16 (ancestral locus Anc_1.257) codes for the protein MAHRAFVQVIITGAQVFGKAFAEAYRQAAAQSVKQGATTTARGRSGKSEYGGITLDESCKILNVEDGKNLSPEKVNERFQYLFDINDKEKGGSFYLQSKIYRASERLKWELAQREKEANPPPPPPPPAGQASEQQQPKA